From the Xenorhabdus ishibashii genome, one window contains:
- a CDS encoding RHS repeat domain-containing protein translates to MQNNFFSHAHNFQSAAMGSVDPRTGLFTYAMLVAQLTCNNHLGPTQTIALSYNPLYADNLGFGIGFSLGLTQYDSQQRLLSLSTGERYKVDEYEDTVYLKQYKQDVVRFEKDLAQNVYRVIHKSGMVEVLTGPDNAYRLKVPTQIFTPLGHSLKLDWDSDFGPVLFLTTITDDTGRVLLKVHYEHGSYTRFTVWPGTTEAYEIQLLFSNDYVTQVQKDTTTGKALIWKIGYDTDSRFLKRVVSPTGLVDQVIYNSNGHRFPDGAFLSSLPYVTKYTQSPGHGPDIVRTYQYTVANFLGYGVQGRWHPDEDYLYGALSDYQYGSTERWDNGTTQRHITRKYNKYHLLVSETTEQNRRKREHKTGYYAQVGNSFEEQPSQFQMPKTASISFNDVSDVEVVQTEFDEAGNPTMQIAPDGTRTDWVYYPAKGEAGACPASPHGFVRFVKSKTVTPGKSSPEGAYDDAPIHQAVYRYDSLPTLEGTLSTYAVICTYQGWYSADQLLYESQTSYVNDVNSPDHGRIQRIDETIYAISGEELAAGKKWTNQQIFSYTLQDEALVRSTQWVGHDQLSFTTQVTQSRVSDKLWREVDTQERTADYVYDDIGRISKHISNAYTDYHQMVQYDYAIEEIGAMTTMKTDVWGNLARIRFNGLGHAYQQEILEKGQSDQHWQLMSEIERDNWGRMVTQTRHDWLPVENGTDKASSVVQVSSHQRIEYDDWGTPHRITQDIGGSIQHNYDPVTRTAQIIRQAEGLTFSHCTVEYNKRHQPVTMTLYDSQGKQYSQQHHHYDGLGRLRATFDALGQKTEYTYDLLGRMLTMSHSDGTVVRKSYAPFTADSLVTQIEVDNEVLGTRCFDSLHRLISTTSGGRTYRSSYQGKNPYPSEVTDPLGQTTRYTYEPLLGHALTQVEAGEIQQRFTYDPKTGMMTGASAAQWATHRMEYTASGRLQRETFRFEDAKAGAAREAHYTYSPVGRLIAYEDVTGKKCHVSFDEFGRPIATQDADIDVVLTYDAASRIKRWRVHDKQHNQTLTTTLSFDDFQREIQRQIQTETDTLTLEQTYIVTGQIASRMTRSQSAGLLRQETYTYDPARHWLTEYLCTGSECPRDAYGFSIIRQRFTYDHLGNILTCVTTFNDGSCDTATFTYNPSDPCQLHTVTHTHPDYPATITLVYDAAGRLIHDEAGRCLTYDVLGRLTSASFSDTTSTYAYDATNRLVLQQMGTDKTHELYYRGTMRVAEILRESGTATRFLRTQEGLVATITDTHANLLGIDSHSSVLVSHQNDGTQTRYRYSPYGQQAAEERNSDIPAYNGERVDPVMGTYHLGNGYRAYNPVLMRFNAPDSWSPFGAGGLNTYAYCFGDPINSIDPTGHLSLGSLFGIIGGVIGLVVGLAMAIPTGGASLAGDAAIIAGLIADATGIASAATEDSNPRASATLGWISLGFGALSLGAGAIGGIVTGMRKAGGKLIESFSHGLSGRGGQRGMNLALSGEGSGRISSSSDYVIAFRSAMRQGRITRVENPAGSGIYTVGLETRGLLSTEIEVEYLRGAFFRPRGDNSSIEILDNIIPLGNGVERPLDISSEQFETLYLHFIRNGILEVNNIPDRVVSSVNTLRFMVQSHIVGLNPMTGGTINAMENLWRAAAFSHFDINDWLYYMIRQTFPSLEFPYNISLNHGAFQFFNNNLIPDLRVLILGTLSNLA, encoded by the coding sequence ATGCAGAATAATTTTTTCTCCCATGCCCACAATTTTCAAAGTGCAGCCATGGGTAGCGTTGATCCCCGTACTGGCCTGTTTACTTATGCGATGTTGGTGGCTCAGTTAACCTGTAATAATCATCTCGGGCCGACCCAAACGATAGCACTATCGTATAACCCACTCTATGCCGACAACCTGGGGTTTGGCATCGGCTTTTCCTTGGGGCTGACCCAGTATGACAGCCAGCAACGGTTATTAAGTCTCTCAACCGGTGAACGTTATAAAGTGGATGAGTACGAGGACACCGTCTATCTGAAACAGTATAAGCAGGACGTTGTGCGGTTTGAAAAGGACTTAGCTCAGAATGTCTATCGGGTGATCCATAAATCTGGCATGGTTGAAGTATTAACCGGACCGGACAATGCCTATCGCCTCAAAGTACCCACCCAGATATTTACCCCCCTTGGTCATTCCCTGAAGCTGGACTGGGATAGTGATTTCGGTCCAGTCCTGTTCCTGACGACAATCACGGATGATACAGGGCGGGTGTTGTTAAAAGTGCACTATGAGCATGGCAGTTATACCCGTTTCACGGTCTGGCCAGGTACGACTGAAGCTTATGAGATTCAATTATTGTTCTCTAACGACTATGTGACTCAGGTTCAGAAAGATACCACTACCGGCAAAGCGTTAATTTGGAAGATAGGTTATGACACAGATAGTCGATTTTTGAAACGGGTTGTTTCCCCGACAGGGTTGGTTGATCAGGTGATTTATAATTCTAACGGGCACCGGTTTCCTGACGGCGCTTTCTTGTCCTCCTTGCCCTATGTCACTAAATACACGCAATCGCCCGGTCACGGCCCAGATATTGTACGAACCTATCAATATACCGTGGCGAACTTTCTAGGTTACGGGGTACAGGGTCGCTGGCATCCGGATGAAGACTATCTCTACGGTGCCCTGAGTGATTACCAGTATGGTTCGACTGAGCGATGGGACAATGGGACAACGCAACGCCATATTACCCGAAAGTATAATAAATACCATCTATTGGTTTCCGAAACTACGGAGCAAAATAGGCGTAAGCGGGAACATAAGACCGGTTATTATGCTCAGGTGGGCAATTCGTTTGAAGAACAACCCTCACAGTTTCAAATGCCGAAAACGGCAAGTATCAGCTTTAATGATGTATCTGACGTGGAGGTTGTCCAGACTGAATTTGATGAAGCGGGTAATCCGACGATGCAGATTGCCCCGGATGGCACCCGAACTGACTGGGTCTATTATCCGGCCAAAGGGGAAGCGGGGGCCTGTCCGGCTTCTCCGCATGGTTTCGTGCGTTTTGTCAAGTCCAAGACTGTCACACCGGGCAAATCCTCTCCTGAAGGCGCTTATGATGATGCGCCGATACATCAAGCGGTTTATCGTTATGATTCATTACCTACACTCGAAGGTACACTCAGTACTTATGCTGTGATTTGCACCTATCAGGGCTGGTATAGTGCCGACCAGTTGTTGTATGAAAGTCAGACTAGCTATGTGAATGATGTGAATTCCCCCGATCATGGGCGCATTCAGCGTATTGATGAGACGATATATGCCATATCAGGAGAGGAACTTGCTGCCGGCAAGAAATGGACAAACCAGCAAATATTCAGCTATACCCTGCAAGATGAGGCTCTGGTGAGAAGTACCCAATGGGTCGGGCATGATCAGCTTAGCTTCACGACTCAGGTCACTCAATCGCGGGTCAGCGACAAGTTATGGCGTGAAGTGGATACACAGGAACGGACGGCCGATTATGTCTATGATGATATTGGACGTATCTCAAAGCATATCAGTAATGCCTATACCGATTATCACCAAATGGTGCAGTATGATTATGCCATTGAAGAGATCGGGGCGATGACGACAATGAAAACCGATGTGTGGGGCAATCTGGCGCGTATCCGCTTTAATGGGTTGGGGCATGCCTATCAGCAGGAAATATTGGAAAAGGGGCAGTCCGATCAGCACTGGCAGTTAATGTCTGAAATAGAGAGGGACAATTGGGGACGTATGGTGACCCAAACGCGGCATGACTGGCTGCCCGTGGAAAATGGAACTGACAAAGCATCCAGTGTGGTTCAGGTTTCCTCCCATCAACGTATTGAATATGATGACTGGGGAACACCACATCGAATTACCCAAGATATCGGCGGGAGCATCCAACACAATTATGATCCGGTGACCCGCACCGCACAGATCATCCGGCAGGCTGAGGGGCTAACTTTTAGTCACTGTACGGTGGAATATAATAAACGTCATCAACCTGTCACGATGACGCTTTACGATAGCCAGGGCAAGCAATATAGCCAGCAACACCACCACTATGATGGTCTGGGACGATTACGCGCCACCTTTGACGCATTGGGGCAGAAAACCGAGTACACCTACGATTTATTGGGGCGAATGTTGACGATGAGTCATAGTGATGGCACCGTTGTCCGAAAATCCTATGCCCCGTTCACGGCAGACAGTTTAGTGACGCAAATTGAAGTGGACAATGAGGTATTGGGGACTCGTTGCTTCGACAGTCTGCACCGCCTGATTTCAACCACCAGTGGCGGGCGTACCTACCGTTCGTCCTATCAGGGGAAAAACCCCTATCCCAGCGAGGTCACTGATCCGTTGGGACAAACGACGAGGTATACCTATGAGCCCTTGCTTGGTCATGCCTTGACACAGGTGGAGGCGGGGGAGATACAGCAGCGCTTTACCTATGATCCCAAGACTGGAATGATGACGGGAGCTAGTGCCGCACAATGGGCTACGCATCGTATGGAATATACCGCTTCCGGCCGTTTGCAGCGGGAAACTTTCCGTTTTGAGGATGCCAAGGCTGGGGCAGCACGGGAGGCGCACTATACTTATTCCCCTGTCGGCCGGCTGATCGCCTATGAGGACGTGACAGGAAAAAAATGTCATGTCAGTTTTGATGAGTTTGGCCGTCCTATTGCCACGCAGGATGCTGATATTGATGTGGTATTGACCTATGATGCTGCCAGCCGGATCAAGCGTTGGCGTGTCCACGATAAACAGCATAACCAAACATTAACTACCACGCTCAGTTTTGATGATTTTCAGCGTGAGATCCAACGCCAAATCCAGACAGAAACGGATACGCTGACGCTTGAACAGACTTATATAGTCACGGGACAAATAGCATCACGCATGACCCGTTCACAGAGTGCTGGCTTGCTACGTCAGGAAACCTATACATATGATCCCGCCCGTCATTGGCTGACAGAATATCTCTGTACTGGCTCAGAGTGCCCCCGTGATGCTTATGGCTTTAGTATTATCCGTCAGCGTTTTACCTATGATCATTTGGGTAACATCCTCACTTGTGTGACGACTTTCAATGATGGAAGCTGTGATACAGCGACATTTACCTACAACCCATCAGATCCCTGTCAGTTGCATACCGTCACCCATACGCACCCGGATTATCCGGCCACGATCACTCTGGTGTATGACGCTGCGGGTCGCCTGATACACGATGAGGCAGGCCGTTGTTTAACTTATGATGTCCTGGGGCGGCTGACTTCTGCCAGTTTCAGTGACACTACCAGTACCTATGCTTATGATGCGACCAACCGACTGGTGTTGCAGCAGATGGGAACAGACAAGACCCATGAACTTTATTATCGAGGGACGATGCGCGTGGCCGAAATCCTGCGCGAAAGTGGCACGGCGACGCGGTTTTTACGTACCCAGGAGGGACTCGTTGCGACCATTACGGATACCCATGCGAATTTATTGGGCATTGACAGCCATAGCAGCGTGTTGGTGAGCCATCAAAATGATGGTACCCAAACCCGTTATCGTTATTCGCCTTATGGGCAGCAGGCTGCAGAGGAGCGCAACTCGGATATTCCGGCTTATAATGGTGAACGAGTTGATCCCGTGATGGGAACTTATCACTTGGGTAATGGCTATCGGGCTTATAATCCGGTTCTGATGCGTTTTAATGCGCCTGATAGCTGGAGTCCGTTTGGTGCAGGAGGGCTCAATACGTATGCCTACTGCTTCGGTGACCCCATTAATAGTATTGACCCTACTGGCCATCTGAGTCTGGGCAGCCTGTTTGGGATTATTGGCGGAGTCATCGGGCTGGTTGTTGGCTTGGCTATGGCCATTCCCACTGGCGGGGCATCACTGGCTGGCGATGCGGCCATTATTGCGGGGCTTATTGCCGATGCCACTGGGATTGCCAGTGCTGCCACAGAAGACAGTAATCCCCGTGCTTCGGCAACGCTTGGATGGATCTCTCTGGGGTTTGGGGCGCTGAGTCTGGGGGCTGGTGCCATTGGCGGTATTGTGACGGGAATGAGGAAAGCAGGTGGGAAGTTGATAGAAAGTTTTAGTCATGGATTGAGTGGAAGAGGAGGGCAGCGTGGCATGAACCTGGCTCTTTCAGGAGAAGGATCAGGACGTATAAGTAGTAGCAGCGATTATGTAATCGCATTTAGGAGTGCTATGAGACAAGGGAGGATCACGCGCGTTGAAAACCCTGCCGGGAGCGGTATTTATACTGTAGGACTCGAAACTCGAGGATTATTATCTACTGAGATAGAAGTGGAATACTTAAGAGGAGCATTCTTTAGACCAAGAGGAGATAATTCCAGTATAGAAATTCTTGATAATATCATTCCATTAGGAAATGGGGTTGAACGTCCGTTAGATATATCGAGTGAACAATTTGAAACATTATATCTGCATTTTATTAGAAATGGAATATTAGAGGTTAATAATATACCTGATCGTGTGGTTTCCTCTGTCAATACACTTCGCTTTATGGTGCAATCTCATATAGTAGGGTTGAATCCAATGACTGGCGGAACTATAAATGCGATGGAAAATTTATGGCGCGCAGCCGCATTTTCTCATTTTGATATCAATGACTGGCTGTATTATATGATACGACAGACATTTCCTAGCTTAGAATTCCCGTACAATATTTCATTAAATCATGGAGCATTTCAATTTTTTAATAATAATTTAATTCCAGATCTTAGGGTATTAATATTGGGAACACTAAGTAATTTAGCTTAA